AAATACTCACTTAACCATTTATAAGAAACTAACATCGTCGATTACTCCTTTACCTTGAACTGATTTAAGAAACGTAAATCATTTTGATAGAAATTCCGAATGTCGTTGACTCCATATCGCAACATTGCTACACGATCTGGTCCTAAGCCAAAAGCAAATCCTGTATATTCATTCGGGTCGATTCCTGACATTGATAAGACGTCTGGATGAACCATACCAGCACCTAAAATTTCGATCCAACCTGTTTGTTTACAAACATTACAACCTGCTCCACCGCACTTGAAACAACTAACATCCACTTCAACTGAAGGTTCAGTAAACGGGAAATAGCTTGGACGTAAACGAATCTTACGGTCTTCCCCAAACATTTTTTTCATGACAACTTCAAGGGTGCCTTTAAGATCTCCCATTGTAATGTTTTTATCAATAACCAATCCTTCAATTTGATGGAATTGATGACTGTGTGTAGCATCGTCTGTATCTCTACGAAAAACTTTTCCAGGAGAAATCATGCGCAATGCACCTTTTGAAAAATCATGTTTTTCCATTGTTCTTGCTTGAACAGGTGATGTATGTGTGCGAATCAGTATTTCATCAGAAATATAAAATGTATCTTGCATATCACGAGCTGGATGATCTTTTGGCAAGTTCATGCGTTCAAAGTTATATTGGTCAGATTCTACTTCGTAGCCTTCAACGACCTGGTAGCCCATTCCGACAAAGATATCTTCGATTTCTTCCATCACTTGTGATAATACATGACGCGTCCCATGAGTCATTTGTTTGCCTGGTAATGTTACATCGATTGTTTCCTGCTCTAACGCTGCATTTAAAGCGGCGGCTTCTAGCACTTCTTTGCGTATTTCAATCGCTTCTGTCAGTAAATCACGAATTTCATTGGCAAAGCTTCCCACTACTGGACGCTCTTGTGCAGATAAATCCTTCATGCCTCGCAGCACTTCCGTGATAGGTCCTTTTTTCCCTAGTGTTTCTACTCTGATTTGATTTAAGCTATTAAGATCAGCCACATTTTGAATATTCACCAATGTTTCGTCTCTTAACGCTTCTAATTGAGCTTTTAATGTCATTTTTCTATTCCTTTCTTTCGCTTGGTATTAAATAAAAGCTGAACTGGCTCATTCAGCTCTGACAGAAAAATAGGAAAATATAGTTGTGACACTTTTGGTCACGGACATATTTTATCTTTTTTCCGAAGGACTAGCCTGATAAGCTCGATAATGCATGGTATAAGCTGAACAATCTCTTTTTTCTGAACAACTAGCTAAAATAAAAAAACGATAGCCCATTCCTTTATCAAGGAACGAGCTATCGTGTTACCATCCTACTTCATGATCAAAAATCATGCACTCAATTCTTATAACGGCTTTCACCGGTCTGCTCTTTTTAGAACAAACAAACTCCGAAAGTGAACTTCATTTTTCGATAACGTAACCTGTTTCCAGTCTAAGACAGGTTTTCCCTTTTCGCATCAACCAAATTACTCTTTTTCATCAACGTTTATTGTTATTCAATTGATTACAGTTTACAAGAAATTAAGTCTTAGGTCAACTGCATTCTTCAGCGGTGACCCATTTTTCTGCCCATTCTTGGATTTGTTCCATTGCTTGTTGTAAGTCTTTTCCCTTATTAGTGAGGAAATATTCTAGACGACTGCTCTCATCACAGCGAACTGCTTTTGAAATGATCCCTTCTGCTTCAAGTTCTTTCAAACGTTCGACTAACACTCGATCGCTTAGTTCCGGGATTTTTTGTCTTAACTCACCAAATCGTTGAGGACCACTTTCCAACAAGACATCAATAATCAAACCATTCCATTTTTTCCCTAAAATCGCAAAAGCTTTTTCGAATTTAGGGCATAGTGAAAATTCGGTTGTTTTTACTTGCTCCATTTACCTCACCTCGTGAACTGAGTATAGCACACAACTTACAATTTGTAAGTATATCTGCTTTCATTTTTTCATTTTTTCTATAATTTGCCCAGCATCCATATCAATAATGATTCCTGCAGATAATAACACCAACAAGACCTGAGTTACTTGCTTGCCAGTAGCCTGAACCAACGCTTTCCGGTACAAATTAAGTTGGCCTCTATAGCGTTGGATGATTTTCTTGATCTCTTGATCGTTCTCAATATCTTGAACGAAATCTGTTTTGTAATCATAGAGAATACAGTTCTCCTCTTGCTCGATATAGCCATCAATCATTCCGTGAATCAATAGATCGTCTTCTGTCTCTCTAGGGTAATCTTTAATGAGCTCTTCTGCCTTTAATAACATCGAAAATGGTTGTTCGCGGACAACTTGAGCAGATTTAGTCAATAGTTGCTGACCTAGGCTAGTTTGATAAAAAGAAAGAACCTGTTCAATCTTGATCTGCTTCGCTACATTTTCCTTGATGATTTTTGTTTGGATCAGCTCATCGATCAATTGAAGAATATTGTCTTTTGTCGGTTCTATAGTTAGGTCCAAAAGCTGTAATAGATAATGTGTTGCTGTTCCAATTTCTAATGCCGATGGTTTGCGAATGGTTTCAATGAATCTTGGTTTGCCTAATTCTCCTTCACTCATTCGGTGAATGATCATCGGTGTTGGCTGAATTGTATTTTTATCATCAAGCTCGATTTTAGCGATTTCCTTATTGTCTGGATCTTCAAAAATCCGCTTAATTTCAGATACAGATTGGTAATTGGTCGTTATTGTTGAAAGCTGATATGGATACACATAGTTTAAGCGTTCAAGTCCTCGCTTGGTTAACTTTGGATCATTACTTCCAAAACTTTCCTCATTTACAGAGCTTGTCTCAATAAATTGAAGTGCAGCAAACTGTTCTTGGATCTCTTTTTCAGCCATAAAACTGATGCCAAACCCTGCAGGATGTTGTGTGATTCCTGCAATTCTCTCTGTGATATGTTCTGTTTGAAATTCTGACATTTTGTGATGACGGATCAAACTCATTCCGACCCAGTTCATCAAGCTGCTTTTGCCTTGCAGCCGATTTTCGCTAGGTAACACTTTTGTTTGAACATCGCTGACTTTTAGCCACTCTTTCCAAGTTGCTTCTTGATTATTGTAAGAGCCAATTAAATAAAGTTTTTGTTCTGCCCGAGTCAAAGCAACATATAGTTTCCGCATTTCTTCAGAAAGTAATTTTTTTAATTTTGCTTGCTTTATCGCTAAAAAAGGTAATGTCTCATATAACATCCGGTCCCCTTGGTCAAGATAACGAATTCCCACGCCTAGGCGGTCATCAAATATATAGCGGTCATTCAAATCACCAAGATTGAATTCTTTTGTCATATCCAACACGAATACTACTGGAAATTCTAGGCCTTTACTAGCATGAATCGTCATTACCCGAACTGCATTTTCATCACTTAAAATAACTGGTTCCGCTAAATCCTTATCTTTTTCCTGCATTTTTTCAATAAAACGCACAAACTGAAATAATCCGCGGAAGCTAGTTTGCTCATAATTGGCTGCTCGGTCCACAAGCGCGAATAAATTCGCCTGTCTTTGTTTACCAGCCGGCATGCCCCCCACATAATCTAAATACGCAGTATCTTGGTAAATTTGCCAAATTAACGTGGCTAATTGATTCCGTCTAGCCAGTTCCCGCCATTGGTCTAGTTTTTTCGCAAACTGTGTCGTTTTTTCTTGTACTGTTTGCTGCTCTTTTGTTGTAGCATCATTTTGATTGAACTGCAAAAAAGCTTCATAATAAGAACTTTTTTTAGCAGCTAAACGGATCATAACCAATTCGTTTTCTTTCAAACCCACGATCGGCGAACGTAACACAGCTGCAAGTGGAATATCCTGATAAGGGTTATCGATGATTTGCAAAAGCGCCACCATGGTCTGAACCTCTGTTGCTTGGAAATAATTTTGCGCATCATTGACTTGAATCGGAATTCCAGCTAATTTGAATATTTCCAGAATGGTCAAATTATTTTTCTTAGTCGGTGTCAATAAAACAATATCTTTATAAGTCAGCGGACGATTTTCTTTCGTAGACTTGTCGTAAATCAAAAACTGCTGATCGATCAGTTCCCTGATCTTCAACGCTGTCATATGCAGTTCGCCTTCAGTTTTATCTTCTAAGATCAGTTGAGAATCATCTGTTTTAAGTGTTTCTTCCAGCTGCTCTGATTTTTTTTCATAGATCAGCAGTTCTGTATCATAATTTTCAGCCTCAGCAAATTGATCAAATCCATGAACCAGTTGAGCCGCTTCATCATAATCGATTTGTCCCACCCGTTCATCCATCAGCTGCTCAAAAACTAAATTGGTAAAATCTAAGACATTTTTTCTAGAGCGGAAATTCTCAGCTAAAACGATTCGTTTTCCTTCTTTATTTTGCCCATATTGATTGTATTTTTCAATAAACAACGTTGGATCAGCTAAACGGAAGGAATAAATAGATTGTTTAACATCCCCCACCATAAATAAATTTCCCTCTTCAGCTGATGGTCTTCTAAGCCAATAAAGGATCGTTTCTTGCAAGCGATTGATGTCTTGATATTCATCAACTAACACTTCATCAAATTTATCGCGGTAATACTTGGACGCTTCTGTGGCAAACCACTTCCCAGCTTCTTTATGAGCTAGGATCGCTAGCGTGAAGTGCTCTAAATCGTTGAAGTCAACTAATCCCTTTCTAAGCTTTTGTTCGCTGTAACGTTCAATGAAAGCTTTCCCGACTCTGGCCATTTCTTCTACTACTGGTAAGGATTGCGCTAAGATATCTTTCATTTCCTGCGGTGATAAAGTAAATAAGTTCGTTATAATATCATTTATCGCTTTCTTATTTTGTTCGCGTAGATTTTTTGCTTGAGCCGCAGTTTCTTTTAAATCCTCGACACGAACTGTGGGATAACGTTCAAAGGTCACCGTTTTTGAAATTTCAAATCCAGATTCCAAATCATTATCTGCCAGTTGACTACTGAAATTTTCAACAAATTCCTTTTCATTTCTAGCAAGAATAGCGATTTTTTCTAGTTTCTCTTCTCCTTCGGTCAGGCGGATCATTTCTTCGTAACGAGCTACACAACGGAGTAAACTTTCCATGAGCTGCGGCTTTAAGTATTCCTGAAATAACATTGAATCACCTAACTGTCCTGTTACACGATAGCTATCAGCTAGATGTAACAGCCATTCATCTGGATCAGGATTTGCACGGGCAAATTCATAAAGAGAAAAAATTAGTCGAGTCAGTCCATCATCACTGCGATCATTTGAGAAATTACTTGTCAATTGATAGAAAGATTCTTGGTCTTCTGCGTAAAATTGTTCTCTAAGCTCATCCCAAACATCCTCTTTTAAAAGCAGCATTTCAGTTTCATCCGTCAATAAACGAAACACTGGATCCATTTCAATCAAATAATAAAAACGACGAATCACAGTTAAACAAAAAGCATGCAGTGTACTAATATTAGCCGTAGGGAGTAGTGATAATTGTCTGATAAAATGCTGCTTGCGCTCTTGTTCGCTCTCATTTGAAATCGCCTTTTGTAAAGCACTTTGGATTCTTTCCTTCATTTCTTTAGCAGCGGCTTCTGTATAGGTCACAATCAATAAACGATCAATGTCCACACCACTTTTGAGTTTTTCAATTACTCGGCGTACCAGAACTGTGGTCTTTCCAGAACCCGCTGAGGCAGAAACCAAAATATTTTCATCTCCATCGAAAACAGCTTGCCACTGATTATCAGTAAATTGTTCGTTTTCTGGACGTAAAGGAATCGTCTTACTCATCACTCGCTCCTCCTTTTTGCTCGTTTTCGATCAGTCGATCCATCACTTCATTTTTGGATAAGGTCTCAATCCTATTGTAGTTATTTTCTTTTAACATCACATCAAAATTACAAACACTCCTAAAGGGACAAAAACGACAAGCAATTCGTTCTTTGCCTTGATAGGCAGGATTCAATTCGATTTCACCACTTGTAACCTTGTTGCCCGCTTCGATAAATTTACTGCGGTTATGGGTCAATAAAGCATCTAATTCCGGCTCTGTCACAAATTTATCTTCTTGACGGCGCCCAGGTTTAATAATTTCTTTAGCAGATTCTTCAATTGGGTAAATCAATGAGCTTTGTTTAGCTTGCAAACTCTTATCTAAATTTTCAAGTAAAACAGGATCATTCAATAGCAATCCGTCAAATTGAAATTTTTTTAAAAGCTGCTGCTCTTTTTTATCTTCTGTTTCATACGATAAAATCGGGTTGTGAACGTGGAGATAAAATGAGCCTGCGGGTTTCGCCGTGCGGCCAACTAGATTTACTGCATCCATTAATGCAACATCTAAGTATGTCAACATTTGCATGGCTAATCCATAATAAGCCTCAGTAATATTAAATTTTTTATGGCTGGATTTATAATCAACAACACCTAAATATAAAGAATCTGGTGTCACTAATTGATCCAAACGATCGATTTTCCCTCTAACGCTGATATTTCCGCCATTTTTCAAAGGTAATTCTAGGCCTTTGATCCCTTTTTGGCTAGCAATCTGCCCAAATAAAACTTCCGTTTGAACAGTAGTCATCCCACTACGTTCACTTTGACGTTTTAACGCCCAGCTGACTTTTTTGATTGTTTGACCCAACTGATAGCGAATATAGTTCATGCGGCTGGATGAATCTAAGATTGAAAACTTGATTTCGCCAAAAACAGCGTTCAATATTTGCTCCGTAAACTCACTGACATCTCGATCGGTTAACTCAGATAATTGTTTATTTTGGGTGATCAATAATTTAAAGAACTGATCTAACGCCTCATGGAAAAAATCACCTGTTGCAGCGGGTGACAGCCCAAAAACATCGCGTTCTTTTAAGCCTAAACCAAAACGAGAGAAGTATTGATACTGGCAACGATAAAAGCTTTCCATTCTTGAAACAGACGTGTAAATCTGTTTACTGTATAATTCATCTGCTAAGTGTTCGTTTAAATTTTCCGGCAAGTTTTGATGGCCTAGACTTTCAAAAATATGCTGGGCTAATGGCGCTTGAGCGTCTTTCATTAATGCACGTTCCAGTTCTAACCAAAATGCTGATAGCCCAACTTGGGTTTCTTTTTTCTGACGCTTTAAATTTGTCAAATCACTGATCAATGTTCGATAGGTTCCGACGTGTTCTAAGCAGACCTGTTCATCATCTAATATGGTAAGTATATTTCTCTGCTGTACTTTTAAGCCTAAATCGTTTTGAATATTCGTTAAATAAGTGGAAGGTTTGACATCTTTTGCTGTATCTTTCACACTTGGGTAAGATAAATATAGGCGCTCAGTTGCTGATGCGAACATGATATAAGCATTAAATGGTTCTTTAGCAATGCTTTTTCTGGTGTCATTCAGCAAAAATTGTCCATCCTCTAAATGATCATTGACAAATTGACGTTCTTCATCCGAAAGTAACGTTTTATTCTCAAATTTTTGTGGCAAAACTTGATCCGTCAAGCCAATTGCAAAAACAACTTTAGCCTGTCCTGGTCGAGCTAAGTCGATTGCACGGACTTGTACTTGGTCGATTGCTGTTGGTACTTTGTTATAGCGTAGTCCTTCTAACCCACTGGAGAATAGTTCTTCAAATAACACTAAATCAAATGGTTCAT
The Enterococcus silesiacus DNA segment above includes these coding regions:
- a CDS encoding DNA helicase UvrD, which codes for MSKTIPLRPENEQFTDNQWQAVFDGDENILVSASAGSGKTTVLVRRVIEKLKSGVDIDRLLIVTYTEAAAKEMKERIQSALQKAISNESEQERKQHFIRQLSLLPTANISTLHAFCLTVIRRFYYLIEMDPVFRLLTDETEMLLLKEDVWDELREQFYAEDQESFYQLTSNFSNDRSDDGLTRLIFSLYEFARANPDPDEWLLHLADSYRVTGQLGDSMLFQEYLKPQLMESLLRCVARYEEMIRLTEGEEKLEKIAILARNEKEFVENFSSQLADNDLESGFEISKTVTFERYPTVRVEDLKETAAQAKNLREQNKKAINDIITNLFTLSPQEMKDILAQSLPVVEEMARVGKAFIERYSEQKLRKGLVDFNDLEHFTLAILAHKEAGKWFATEASKYYRDKFDEVLVDEYQDINRLQETILYWLRRPSAEEGNLFMVGDVKQSIYSFRLADPTLFIEKYNQYGQNKEGKRIVLAENFRSRKNVLDFTNLVFEQLMDERVGQIDYDEAAQLVHGFDQFAEAENYDTELLIYEKKSEQLEETLKTDDSQLILEDKTEGELHMTALKIRELIDQQFLIYDKSTKENRPLTYKDIVLLTPTKKNNLTILEIFKLAGIPIQVNDAQNYFQATEVQTMVALLQIIDNPYQDIPLAAVLRSPIVGLKENELVMIRLAAKKSSYYEAFLQFNQNDATTKEQQTVQEKTTQFAKKLDQWRELARRNQLATLIWQIYQDTAYLDYVGGMPAGKQRQANLFALVDRAANYEQTSFRGLFQFVRFIEKMQEKDKDLAEPVILSDENAVRVMTIHASKGLEFPVVFVLDMTKEFNLGDLNDRYIFDDRLGVGIRYLDQGDRMLYETLPFLAIKQAKLKKLLSEEMRKLYVALTRAEQKLYLIGSYNNQEATWKEWLKVSDVQTKVLPSENRLQGKSSLMNWVGMSLIRHHKMSEFQTEHITERIAGITQHPAGFGISFMAEKEIQEQFAALQFIETSSVNEESFGSNDPKLTKRGLERLNYVYPYQLSTITTNYQSVSEIKRIFEDPDNKEIAKIELDDKNTIQPTPMIIHRMSEGELGKPRFIETIRKPSALEIGTATHYLLQLLDLTIEPTKDNILQLIDELIQTKIIKENVAKQIKIEQVLSFYQTSLGQQLLTKSAQVVREQPFSMLLKAEELIKDYPRETEDDLLIHGMIDGYIEQEENCILYDYKTDFVQDIENDQEIKKIIQRYRGQLNLYRKALVQATGKQVTQVLLVLLSAGIIIDMDAGQIIEKMKK
- the pheS gene encoding phenylalanine--tRNA ligase subunit alpha (catalyzes a two-step reaction, first charging a phenylalanine molecule by linking its carboxyl group to the alpha-phosphate of ATP, followed by transfer of the aminoacyl-adenylate to its tRNA; forms a heterotetramer of alpha(2)beta(2); binds two magnesium ions per tetramer; type 1 subfamily) is translated as MTLKAQLEALRDETLVNIQNVADLNSLNQIRVETLGKKGPITEVLRGMKDLSAQERPVVGSFANEIRDLLTEAIEIRKEVLEAAALNAALEQETIDVTLPGKQMTHGTRHVLSQVMEEIEDIFVGMGYQVVEGYEVESDQYNFERMNLPKDHPARDMQDTFYISDEILIRTHTSPVQARTMEKHDFSKGALRMISPGKVFRRDTDDATHSHQFHQIEGLVIDKNITMGDLKGTLEVVMKKMFGEDRKIRLRPSYFPFTEPSVEVDVSCFKCGGAGCNVCKQTGWIEILGAGMVHPDVLSMSGIDPNEYTGFAFGLGPDRVAMLRYGVNDIRNFYQNDLRFLNQFKVKE
- a CDS encoding ATP-dependent helicase, with protein sequence MSLQFIRGTAEMDLEEALLQASVKWLSEDETHEVFYIVPNHMKFEQEINALKRIKTIQGNHSDSIATMRFQVFSFYRLAWYYLQHTQYYSSEILSEAGAAMVFRKILSENEEILKVFRGEVNKSGFIQQLFELYQEIKEGNIDLEDLFGHLTGSGSDSKEQDLQLKIQDIKFVFSKFEETMNQYGIKSAEIIQYLTDYLETKDLSNVLFVINGYHHFSARELKLIDTLMRRSGEVKISLALDKMYPNELPSMMNLFYETGTTYHKLYQLARQSKVAILPDYVEKNNVLVLDETLQNLEKYWVQAQENHPQKKKRQVVGNHLQFWCAENLKEEINQIAKEIRRLVVEENYRYKDIQLLTRELDSYETLIEPLFSMHEIPVYLDRDMAMEQHPLVEFIQSLFAINSYHYRYRDVLRFLRTELFFPIEDQLSVEQWLTERNEWRRKIDVTENVVLAYGYEGYHWEKAKDWHFIRYDFEAEQQDDTELIEKDSNAVRNQIQKTIPVFFKTLQKVNSGIEAADYFYRFLVDNGVEKQLMMWRNQAIQNGQLEAARNHEQTWEALMTLLDEYVTIYGNEPFDLVLFEELFSSGLEGLRYNKVPTAIDQVQVRAIDLARPGQAKVVFAIGLTDQVLPQKFENKTLLSDEERQFVNDHLEDGQFLLNDTRKSIAKEPFNAYIMFASATERLYLSYPSVKDTAKDVKPSTYLTNIQNDLGLKVQQRNILTILDDEQVCLEHVGTYRTLISDLTNLKRQKKETQVGLSAFWLELERALMKDAQAPLAQHIFESLGHQNLPENLNEHLADELYSKQIYTSVSRMESFYRCQYQYFSRFGLGLKERDVFGLSPAATGDFFHEALDQFFKLLITQNKQLSELTDRDVSEFTEQILNAVFGEIKFSILDSSSRMNYIRYQLGQTIKKVSWALKRQSERSGMTTVQTEVLFGQIASQKGIKGLELPLKNGGNISVRGKIDRLDQLVTPDSLYLGVVDYKSSHKKFNITEAYYGLAMQMLTYLDVALMDAVNLVGRTAKPAGSFYLHVHNPILSYETEDKKEQQLLKKFQFDGLLLNDPVLLENLDKSLQAKQSSLIYPIEESAKEIIKPGRRQEDKFVTEPELDALLTHNRSKFIEAGNKVTSGEIELNPAYQGKERIACRFCPFRSVCNFDVMLKENNYNRIETLSKNEVMDRLIENEQKGGASDE
- a CDS encoding HxlR family transcriptional regulator, which produces MEQVKTTEFSLCPKFEKAFAILGKKWNGLIIDVLLESGPQRFGELRQKIPELSDRVLVERLKELEAEGIISKAVRCDESSRLEYFLTNKGKDLQQAMEQIQEWAEKWVTAEECS